The following coding sequences lie in one Halorarum halophilum genomic window:
- a CDS encoding PQQ-binding-like beta-propeller repeat protein produces the protein MRTRRDLLSGLATVGTAALAGCSGGDFSPGSDGDTEWPAPACDAAATSYAPDASAPRTPPTERWRAPVGPATGRPVVADDVVAVPSAEGVTGLDLRTGDELWQHGESTYGVCVHDGTAYATLRGEPGTVALSLETGEEEWHVPNEAPFGAAPLIGPAGDRVFAGDTSGRVRAYDPRDGTELWRFEAFTGVYSLAARQDSLFVGTTGGEAYQLHAPGTEVNPLWRRKLPGTVRALAVDGDAVYASTFGGGVFRLVAGAATGRTMWHAAGAATATESIVAARGSILSADGQRATSVAVGDGHTKWSRQFDTSSPASAPAAAGDTLYVGVGGALRALALDGGIGVEGLSFGGERWSYEATVSATAVADAAVVATCDELEGEPAVVVLE, from the coding sequence ATGCGAACCCGACGCGACCTGCTCTCCGGGCTGGCGACCGTCGGGACCGCCGCGCTCGCCGGGTGTTCTGGCGGGGACTTCTCGCCGGGGAGCGACGGCGACACGGAGTGGCCAGCACCCGCCTGCGACGCCGCGGCGACGAGCTACGCCCCCGACGCGTCGGCGCCGCGGACGCCCCCCACCGAGCGCTGGCGCGCGCCCGTCGGCCCTGCGACGGGGCGCCCGGTCGTCGCGGACGACGTCGTCGCCGTTCCAAGCGCCGAGGGGGTCACCGGCCTCGACCTGCGGACGGGTGACGAACTCTGGCAGCACGGCGAGAGCACGTACGGCGTCTGCGTCCACGACGGGACCGCGTACGCGACGCTCCGGGGCGAACCCGGAACGGTCGCGCTCTCGCTCGAAACGGGCGAGGAGGAGTGGCACGTTCCCAACGAGGCGCCGTTCGGGGCGGCCCCCCTGATTGGCCCGGCGGGCGACCGCGTGTTCGCGGGCGACACGTCCGGTCGGGTGCGAGCGTACGACCCACGCGACGGCACGGAACTGTGGCGGTTCGAGGCGTTCACCGGCGTCTACTCGCTCGCCGCGAGGCAGGACTCCCTCTTCGTCGGCACGACCGGCGGGGAGGCGTACCAGTTGCACGCGCCGGGGACGGAGGTGAACCCGCTCTGGCGACGAAAACTCCCGGGGACCGTCCGCGCGCTGGCGGTCGACGGCGACGCCGTCTACGCCTCGACGTTCGGCGGCGGCGTCTTCCGCCTCGTCGCCGGGGCGGCAACCGGCCGAACCATGTGGCACGCGGCGGGCGCGGCGACCGCGACGGAGTCGATCGTCGCGGCCCGGGGGTCGATCCTCTCCGCGGACGGCCAGCGCGCGACGTCGGTCGCCGTCGGGGACGGCCACACGAAGTGGTCCCGGCAGTTCGACACGTCCTCGCCGGCGTCAGCGCCCGCCGCGGCGGGCGACACGCTCTACGTCGGCGTCGGCGGCGCGCTCCGTGCCCTCGCGCTCGACGGCGGCATCGGCGTCGAGGGGCTCTCGTTCGGCGGCGAACGCTGGAGCTACGAGGCGACCGTGAGCGCGACCGCGGTGGCCGACGCGGCCGTCGTCGCGACCTGCGACGAACTGGAGGGGGAGCCCGCGGTCGTCGTGCTGGAGTGA
- the deoC gene encoding deoxyribose-phosphate aldolase, with protein MDRADLAARIDHTVLGPETTLADVERVLDEAAEYGMNACIPPCYVTEAAEHAPDVTLATVVGFPHGQNATGTKRDEAERAWDDGADEIDMVVNVGRLKADEADAVREDVAEVVAAVPVPVKAIIETALLSDDEKHRACEAARDADAAMVKTSTGFADGGATVADVELMSEYLPVKASGGVGSYEEALAMFDAGAERIGASSGVAIVEGAPE; from the coding sequence ATGGACCGCGCCGACCTCGCCGCCCGCATCGACCACACCGTCCTCGGCCCCGAGACGACGCTCGCCGACGTGGAGCGCGTCCTCGACGAGGCGGCCGAGTACGGGATGAACGCATGTATCCCGCCGTGCTACGTCACGGAGGCGGCCGAGCACGCTCCCGACGTGACCCTCGCGACGGTAGTCGGCTTCCCGCACGGTCAGAACGCGACCGGCACGAAGCGCGACGAGGCGGAGCGCGCGTGGGACGACGGCGCCGACGAGATCGACATGGTCGTCAACGTCGGCCGGCTGAAAGCCGACGAGGCCGACGCCGTGAGGGAGGACGTCGCCGAGGTCGTCGCGGCCGTCCCTGTCCCCGTGAAGGCCATCATCGAGACGGCGCTGCTGAGCGACGACGAGAAACACCGGGCCTGCGAGGCCGCCCGCGACGCGGACGCGGCGATGGTGAAGACCTCGACCGGCTTCGCCGACGGCGGCGCGACCGTCGCCGACGTGGAACTGATGTCCGAGTACCTCCCCGTGAAAGCGAGCGGCGGGGTCGGGAGCTACGAGGAGGCGCTCGCGATGTTCGACGCGGGCGCCGAGCGCATCGGTGCGTCCTCCGGCGTCGCCATCGTCGAGGGCGCGCCGGAGTAG
- a CDS encoding DUF63 family protein, whose translation MALLPEGFALPPLPHLLLLALALGGVAYALRERAPSFRTRHVIALVPWMCAGAAGHVLFVLGEFPPVLAPLFGTPSAYLTTAAVAGGVWLASLASDADDAVVLGAAGTLAFLVVGGRTLAYGAAAGSLTPWLPAAGFVGGALLGVAVAMLLYRVHDAASVAGVAGVVAVAAHGVDGVTTAVGVDLLGFGERTPLSRLIIEFAHTLPTAGVLGGGWLFVLVKLVVGAVVVAAIAPTVRDAPTEGNVLLALVTAVGLGPGVHNVLLFAVAAP comes from the coding sequence ATGGCACTCCTCCCCGAGGGGTTCGCGCTCCCGCCGCTGCCCCACCTCCTCCTCCTGGCGCTGGCGCTCGGGGGCGTCGCGTACGCGCTCCGCGAGCGGGCTCCCAGCTTCCGGACCCGACACGTCATCGCCCTCGTCCCGTGGATGTGTGCGGGCGCCGCGGGGCACGTCCTGTTCGTCCTCGGCGAGTTCCCACCCGTCCTCGCGCCGCTGTTCGGCACGCCGTCGGCCTACCTCACGACCGCCGCGGTTGCCGGCGGCGTCTGGCTCGCGTCGCTGGCGAGCGACGCGGACGACGCCGTCGTCCTCGGCGCCGCCGGAACCCTCGCGTTCCTCGTCGTCGGCGGTCGAACGCTCGCCTACGGCGCGGCCGCGGGGAGCCTCACCCCGTGGCTCCCGGCGGCGGGGTTCGTCGGCGGCGCGCTCCTCGGCGTCGCCGTCGCGATGCTCCTGTACCGGGTCCACGATGCGGCGTCCGTCGCCGGCGTCGCGGGGGTGGTCGCGGTCGCGGCCCACGGCGTCGACGGCGTCACGACGGCAGTGGGCGTGGATCTGCTCGGGTTCGGTGAACGGACGCCGCTCTCGCGGCTCATCATCGAGTTTGCCCACACGCTCCCGACCGCGGGGGTGCTCGGCGGCGGTTGGCTGTTCGTGCTCGTGAAACTCGTCGTCGGCGCGGTCGTCGTCGCCGCCATCGCCCCGACCGTCCGCGACGCCCCGACGGAGGGGAACGTCCTGCTCGCGCTGGTCACGGCCGTCGGTCTCGGCCCGGGCGTGCACAACGTCCTCCTGTTCGCCGTCGCCGCCCCCTGA
- a CDS encoding isoaspartyl peptidase/L-asparaginase, producing MRVICHGGAGGKPDEPEPRQAVLDEAAETGANESDVVDAVVDAVATLEESPRFNAGFGGAVQSDGVVRTDAGLMTDERAAGAVASMEGVASAARAARVVMEETPHVLVTGDHAVELAADFGVETGRDLLTPDNRERFEDENPPRGSPREHLDWLRERFGGHDTVGAVAGDGDRYAACTSTGGRFFALAGRVGDVPQIGSGFFASPAGGASATGAGEDIARVTLTRRAVRYLEAGADAQAAADRAIEEFGELTGASAGVIVLGDDGPGSAFNSEGMQTSTASSE from the coding sequence ATGCGCGTCATCTGCCACGGCGGCGCGGGCGGTAAGCCCGACGAACCGGAACCCCGACAGGCGGTCCTCGACGAGGCCGCCGAGACGGGCGCGAACGAGTCGGACGTCGTCGACGCCGTCGTCGACGCCGTCGCGACCCTCGAGGAGTCCCCCCGGTTCAACGCCGGCTTCGGGGGCGCGGTCCAGTCGGACGGCGTCGTCCGCACCGACGCCGGACTCATGACCGACGAGCGCGCGGCCGGCGCGGTGGCCTCGATGGAGGGCGTCGCCAGCGCCGCCCGGGCGGCCCGCGTCGTCATGGAGGAGACGCCCCACGTCCTCGTGACCGGCGACCACGCCGTCGAACTCGCCGCCGACTTCGGCGTCGAGACGGGTCGCGACCTCCTGACCCCCGACAACCGCGAGCGATTCGAGGACGAGAACCCCCCGCGAGGGAGCCCCCGCGAGCACCTCGACTGGCTCCGGGAGCGCTTCGGCGGCCACGACACGGTCGGCGCGGTCGCCGGCGATGGAGATCGATACGCCGCCTGCACGTCCACGGGGGGACGGTTCTTCGCGCTGGCGGGGCGCGTCGGCGACGTGCCACAGATCGGATCGGGCTTCTTCGCGTCCCCAGCGGGCGGCGCCTCGGCGACCGGCGCCGGCGAGGACATCGCGCGGGTGACGCTCACGCGCCGTGCGGTTCGGTACCTGGAGGCGGGGGCGGACGCCCAGGCCGCCGCCGACCGCGCCATCGAGGAGTTCGGCGAGTTGACGGGGGCCTCGGCGGGGGTCATCGTCCTCGGCGACGACGGTCCCGGTTCGGCGTTCAACTCCGAGGGGATGCAGACGAGCACCGCGAGCAGCGAGTAG
- the icd gene encoding isocitrate dehydrogenase (NADP(+)) yields the protein MSYDIAEVPEDGERITVADEESGELSVPETPIIPIIHGDGIGTDVGPAAQKVLDAAADATGRSIAWMRLYAGQSARDRYDENLPEETVRAIREHRVAIKGPLTTPVGSGFRSLNVALRKKLDLFANVRPTYYLDGVPSPVKDPEEMDMVTFRENTEDVYAGIEWEAGTEDAERAREFVEEEMGYEGTIHEGPVGIGVKPISEFGTKRLVREAIDYALANDRDSVTFVHKGNIMKFTEAAFRDWGYEVAEEEYGDETITEDELWDEYDGEAPEDKLVVKDRIADNMLQQLLTRTSQYDVLAMPNLNGDYLSDSAGAQIGGLGIAPGVNFGQGMALAEPVHGSAPKYAGEDKVNPTAMILSGREMLDYLGWSDAADLVRDAIEAQIESGRVTYDLERQIEGGERLATSEFAEEVVERIDDLA from the coding sequence ATGAGCTACGACATCGCTGAGGTCCCCGAGGATGGGGAGCGGATCACGGTCGCCGACGAGGAGTCCGGCGAGCTCTCGGTACCCGAGACGCCGATCATCCCCATCATCCACGGGGACGGCATCGGGACGGACGTCGGTCCCGCCGCCCAGAAGGTGCTCGACGCGGCAGCCGACGCGACGGGCCGCTCGATCGCCTGGATGCGGCTCTACGCCGGCCAGAGCGCTCGCGACCGGTACGACGAGAACCTCCCCGAGGAGACGGTGCGGGCCATCCGCGAGCACCGCGTCGCCATCAAGGGGCCGCTCACGACGCCCGTCGGCTCCGGGTTCCGGTCGCTCAACGTCGCGCTGCGCAAGAAGCTCGACCTGTTCGCGAACGTCCGGCCCACCTACTACCTCGACGGCGTCCCGTCGCCCGTGAAGGACCCCGAGGAGATGGACATGGTCACGTTCCGGGAGAACACCGAGGACGTGTACGCGGGCATCGAGTGGGAGGCCGGCACGGAGGACGCCGAGCGCGCCCGCGAGTTCGTGGAGGAGGAGATGGGGTACGAGGGGACGATCCACGAGGGCCCCGTCGGCATCGGCGTCAAGCCGATCTCCGAGTTCGGCACCAAGCGGCTCGTCCGCGAGGCGATCGACTACGCGCTCGCGAACGACCGCGACTCGGTCACGTTCGTGCACAAGGGGAACATCATGAAGTTCACCGAGGCGGCCTTCCGCGACTGGGGCTACGAGGTCGCCGAGGAGGAGTACGGCGACGAGACGATCACCGAGGACGAGCTCTGGGACGAGTACGACGGCGAGGCGCCCGAGGACAAACTCGTCGTCAAGGACCGCATCGCGGACAACATGCTCCAGCAGCTCCTGACGCGGACGAGCCAGTACGACGTGCTGGCGATGCCGAACCTCAACGGCGACTACCTGTCCGACTCCGCCGGCGCCCAGATCGGCGGGCTGGGCATCGCGCCCGGCGTCAACTTCGGCCAGGGGATGGCGCTGGCCGAGCCGGTTCACGGGTCCGCCCCGAAGTACGCCGGCGAGGACAAGGTGAACCCGACCGCGATGATCCTGTCTGGCCGCGAGATGCTGGACTACCTCGGCTGGAGCGACGCCGCGGACCTCGTCCGCGACGCGATCGAGGCGCAGATCGAATCCGGCCGCGTCACCTACGACCTGGAGCGCCAGATCGAGGGCGGCGAGCGACTCGCAACCTCCGAGTTCGCCGAGGAGGTCGTCGAGCGCATCGACGACCTCGCGTAA
- a CDS encoding SUI1 family translation initiation factor, with translation MSDDDPFADLPDDPTDDLARAEQRLSTRVERRTYNKPVTIVEGFDDDSVDLGDLASDLKSALGTGGTVDDDAIELQGDHQDRVVGLLRDRGFAVEDA, from the coding sequence GTGAGCGACGACGACCCGTTCGCAGACCTGCCGGACGACCCGACCGACGACCTCGCGCGCGCGGAGCAGCGGCTCTCCACTCGCGTCGAACGCCGAACCTACAACAAGCCCGTAACCATCGTGGAGGGGTTCGACGACGACTCGGTCGACCTGGGGGACCTCGCCTCCGACCTGAAGTCCGCGCTCGGGACCGGTGGCACCGTGGACGACGACGCCATCGAACTGCAGGGCGATCACCAGGACCGGGTCGTGGGCCTGCTGCGCGACCGCGGGTTCGCCGTCGAGGACGCCTGA
- a CDS encoding cupin domain-containing protein, with product MERVPHDPDDDVEAISGVHLANLAAGDEMSVQHFTIEVDAEVPAHSHPHEQSGYITAGELTFLLDGGEEVTCEAGDSYVLAGGETHGAVNRGDVPVQGVDVFSPPRTDPDWAEE from the coding sequence ATGGAGCGCGTTCCACACGACCCGGACGACGACGTAGAGGCCATCTCGGGCGTCCACCTCGCGAACCTGGCAGCGGGCGACGAGATGAGCGTCCAGCACTTCACCATCGAGGTCGACGCCGAGGTGCCTGCACACAGCCACCCGCACGAGCAGTCCGGCTACATCACGGCCGGCGAGTTGACGTTCCTCCTCGACGGCGGCGAGGAGGTCACCTGCGAGGCTGGCGACTCGTACGTCCTCGCCGGCGGTGAGACCCACGGGGCCGTCAACCGCGGCGACGTCCCCGTGCAGGGCGTCGACGTCTTCTCGCCGCCCCGGACCGACCCCGACTGGGCCGAGGAGTAG
- a CDS encoding DUF5817 domain-containing protein — MYAVVGCSDCGTYWLLSDPDGQDSATCGRCGKSHRTRKLRRFFESEDRSAAVQARAELLARKRGDDDAFEAAGTAADHERAVEEAGRMVDDREYLEASGLDADEIDAAGDVSGGGSRSRDEVVRDALREGNTAEADVVEYAIDHGVPAEAARDLLDRLRQRGEVTESRGEYRIL; from the coding sequence ATGTACGCGGTCGTCGGCTGTTCGGACTGCGGGACCTACTGGCTGCTCTCGGACCCGGACGGGCAGGACTCGGCGACCTGCGGGCGGTGCGGGAAGTCCCACCGGACGCGGAAACTCCGCCGTTTCTTCGAGTCGGAGGACCGGTCGGCGGCCGTGCAGGCGCGGGCCGAGTTACTCGCGAGGAAGCGCGGCGACGACGACGCGTTCGAGGCGGCCGGGACGGCGGCCGACCACGAGCGCGCCGTCGAGGAGGCGGGCCGGATGGTCGACGATCGCGAGTACCTCGAGGCGTCGGGGCTCGACGCCGACGAGATCGACGCCGCGGGCGACGTTTCGGGCGGCGGCTCCAGGTCGCGCGACGAGGTCGTCCGCGACGCGCTCCGGGAGGGGAACACGGCGGAGGCCGACGTCGTCGAGTACGCGATCGACCACGGGGTGCCGGCGGAGGCCGCGCGCGATCTCCTCGACCGGCTCCGTCAGCGCGGCGAGGTGACCGAGTCGCGCGGCGAGTACCGGATACTGTAG
- the hmgA gene encoding hydroxymethylglutaryl-CoA reductase (NADPH) has protein sequence MTDTDPETLADRVREGDLRLYELEEHADADVAAAARRLLVESESDADLATTSEYAFPAADAEANIENMIGAVQVPIGVAGPVEIDGGAISGERYLPMATTEGALLASVNRGCAALDAAGGAGARVLKNRMTRAPAFRVADVAEAEALASWVRDNVDSLREAAESTTSHGELHEVTPYVVGNNVYLRFAYDTKDAMGMNMATIATEAACEVVEDETSAHLVALSGNLCSDKKPAAINAVEGRGRTVAADVTVPRETVKRTLKTTPEAVAEVNTRKNLVGSAKAGGLGFNAHVANSVAAMFLATGQDAAQVVEGANAITTAEVVARGGGGDSTGERDGDLYVSVTLASLEVGTVGGGTKLPTQSEALDVLGVRGGGDPAGSNADALAEAVAVAALAGELSLLSALASRNLSSAHADLGR, from the coding sequence ATGACCGACACGGACCCCGAGACCCTCGCCGACCGGGTTCGAGAGGGCGACCTCCGCCTGTACGAACTCGAGGAGCACGCTGACGCGGACGTAGCCGCCGCGGCCCGGCGCCTGCTGGTCGAGTCCGAGTCCGACGCGGATCTCGCGACGACGAGCGAGTACGCCTTCCCCGCGGCCGACGCGGAGGCGAACATCGAGAACATGATCGGCGCGGTGCAGGTGCCGATCGGCGTCGCCGGCCCCGTCGAGATCGACGGCGGCGCCATCTCCGGCGAGCGCTACCTCCCGATGGCGACGACCGAGGGTGCGCTGCTCGCCTCGGTCAACCGGGGCTGTGCCGCGCTCGACGCCGCCGGCGGCGCCGGCGCCCGCGTCCTGAAGAACCGGATGACCCGCGCGCCCGCGTTCCGCGTCGCCGACGTCGCCGAGGCCGAGGCGCTCGCGTCGTGGGTCCGGGACAACGTCGACTCTCTGCGGGAGGCCGCCGAGTCGACGACGAGCCACGGCGAACTCCACGAGGTGACGCCGTACGTCGTCGGCAACAACGTCTACCTCCGGTTCGCCTACGACACGAAGGACGCGATGGGGATGAACATGGCCACCATCGCGACGGAGGCAGCCTGCGAGGTCGTCGAGGACGAGACGTCGGCCCACCTCGTCGCGCTCTCGGGCAACCTCTGCTCGGACAAGAAGCCCGCCGCGATCAACGCCGTCGAGGGTCGGGGGCGCACCGTCGCCGCCGACGTGACCGTCCCCCGCGAGACGGTCAAGAGGACGCTGAAGACGACTCCCGAGGCGGTCGCCGAGGTGAACACCCGGAAGAACCTCGTCGGGAGCGCGAAGGCGGGCGGGCTGGGGTTCAACGCGCACGTCGCCAACTCCGTCGCCGCGATGTTCCTCGCGACCGGCCAGGACGCGGCGCAGGTCGTCGAGGGCGCGAACGCCATCACGACTGCCGAAGTCGTCGCCCGAGGCGGGGGCGGCGACTCCACGGGGGAGCGGGACGGCGACCTCTACGTCTCGGTCACGCTCGCCTCGCTGGAGGTCGGCACGGTCGGCGGCGGGACGAAGCTCCCGACGCAATCGGAGGCGCTCGACGTGCTCGGCGTCCGCGGCGGCGGCGACCCCGCCGGCAGCAACGCGGACGCGCTCGCGGAGGCCGTCGCGGTCGCGGCGCTCGCCGGCGAACTCTCGCTACTGTCCGCGCTCGCTTCCCGGAACCTCTCCTCGGCGCACGCTGACCTCGGCAGGTAG
- a CDS encoding outer membrane protein assembly factor BamB family protein, which yields MVPQRLTRRASLALTGGALTTGCLARVPGGFDDTNETDDTIGTPNSSGASEGSWPMLGRTAGHVGSTTAVTGAEPTERWHVEVDGPVTTPTVVDGTVYVARGKPTDGPPRATVEAYALDTGERRWSLPLSRDGEPVEFAFSAPNSNRRPVYYRGRLFASVGQSIAAIDPAGPEQLWTTDPVENVHFNEPPTVTESGVYAGGPFGLVAFDHDGSRRWAFPESATDDDHMNDPFGSPRVAAVTDDAVYVSMGKALLELDPSDATERWRREDDGPSTSTVVLAGDTLVRVGFDGVEAVGTDGSQRWLADWPGKAVLRPAVAGDTVYVAGLTGHVAAYDLSNGGERLWHVRLAPDRFAQGTVATVTERAVHVLRVDDEAREVRAVALDREDGSTTWELTRSGTRARGVVPAEGSYTFTTESTPEEERQQSTVGSGQDTTATLWAFDAE from the coding sequence ATGGTCCCCCAACGATTGACACGGCGCGCCTCCCTCGCCCTCACCGGCGGCGCACTGACGACAGGCTGTCTGGCTCGGGTTCCCGGTGGATTCGACGATACCAACGAAACAGACGATACCATCGGCACCCCCAACAGCTCCGGGGCATCCGAGGGGTCCTGGCCGATGCTCGGCCGGACCGCGGGCCACGTCGGCTCCACCACAGCCGTGACCGGCGCGGAGCCGACCGAACGCTGGCACGTCGAGGTCGACGGCCCGGTGACGACGCCGACGGTCGTCGACGGGACGGTGTACGTCGCCCGCGGGAAGCCGACGGACGGCCCCCCGCGTGCGACGGTTGAGGCGTACGCGCTCGACACTGGGGAACGTCGGTGGTCACTCCCGCTCTCGCGGGACGGCGAGCCAGTCGAGTTCGCGTTCTCCGCGCCGAACTCGAACCGACGACCGGTGTACTACCGTGGTCGGCTGTTCGCGAGCGTCGGGCAGTCGATCGCCGCCATCGACCCCGCCGGACCGGAACAGCTCTGGACGACCGACCCGGTCGAGAACGTCCACTTCAACGAGCCGCCGACCGTCACCGAGAGCGGCGTGTACGCCGGTGGCCCGTTCGGACTCGTCGCGTTCGACCACGACGGGAGCCGTCGGTGGGCGTTCCCCGAGTCCGCGACCGACGACGACCACATGAACGATCCATTCGGCAGTCCTCGCGTGGCGGCGGTCACCGATGACGCGGTGTACGTCTCGATGGGAAAGGCGCTGCTCGAGCTGGACCCGTCCGACGCGACCGAGCGCTGGCGGCGCGAGGACGACGGTCCGTCGACCTCAACGGTCGTACTGGCCGGCGACACCCTCGTCCGTGTGGGCTTCGACGGTGTCGAAGCGGTCGGGACCGACGGCTCGCAGCGCTGGCTCGCGGACTGGCCAGGCAAGGCGGTGCTCCGACCGGCCGTCGCAGGCGACACGGTGTACGTCGCGGGGCTCACCGGCCACGTCGCGGCCTACGACCTCTCGAACGGGGGCGAGCGACTGTGGCACGTCCGTCTCGCCCCCGACCGCTTCGCGCAGGGGACGGTCGCGACGGTGACCGAGCGCGCGGTCCACGTGCTCCGCGTCGACGACGAGGCCCGGGAGGTTCGGGCGGTCGCGCTCGACCGCGAGGACGGGTCGACGACGTGGGAGCTGACGAGGTCCGGGACCAGGGCGCGCGGCGTCGTCCCCGCCGAGGGGAGCTACACGTTCACGACCGAGTCCACGCCCGAGGAAGAGCGTCAGCAGTCCACGGTGGGTTCCGGCCAGGATACGACCGCGACGCTTTGGGCGTTCGACGCCGAGTGA
- a CDS encoding amidohydrolase, whose protein sequence is MTGAADLVVTNAEVHTLGDPDETFEAFAVRGGEVVRLGSAYDLGFLVGTETDVLDAGGRVVLPGFVDAHTHLLSVGRSLVHADLSEADGPDEAVDLLRERAGELEEVGDDGDGSHGDQAGWILGFGYDESTWDDSRYLTADALAAVSETTPVAAFREDMHVASVNRVVLDRFRDAMPDGDVLTEEGNATDGGEPTGVLVEEAIDPVYDAIEPDAAEACELAVAAQQRANRLGVTMVHDMVRKSKAPQVYRELDLADELTLRVRLNYWSDHLDELVDAGLRTNHGSDMVQVGAIKSFTDGSLGGRTAKLSEPYADVPDETGQWVVPPEDVRDLVERADDAGFQVTLHAIGDAAVDVALDAYAETDDPAGMRHRVEHCELASDEAIRRFAELGVVASVQPNFHKWGYEGGLYDSRLDDRRTEANRFPAFLNAGAHLAFGSDCMPLDPLLGVHCAVNAPSEGQSLGVTDALRAYTSGAAYAGFDEDRLGTLEPGKLADFVALDASPWERPDAIGDIDVAFAAVGGELVYDGR, encoded by the coding sequence ATGACAGGCGCGGCCGACCTCGTGGTGACGAACGCCGAGGTGCACACCCTCGGCGACCCCGACGAGACGTTCGAGGCGTTCGCCGTCCGCGGCGGCGAGGTCGTCCGCCTCGGCAGCGCGTACGACCTCGGATTCCTCGTCGGCACCGAGACCGACGTCCTCGACGCTGGCGGTCGGGTCGTCCTCCCCGGCTTCGTCGACGCGCACACGCACCTCCTCTCCGTCGGACGGTCCCTCGTCCACGCCGACCTCTCGGAGGCCGACGGACCCGACGAAGCCGTCGACCTGCTCCGCGAGCGCGCAGGGGAACTCGAAGAAGTCGGCGACGACGGCGACGGCAGCCACGGCGACCAAGCGGGCTGGATTCTCGGCTTCGGTTACGACGAGTCAACCTGGGACGACTCACGCTACCTCACGGCCGACGCCCTCGCCGCGGTCTCCGAAACAACGCCCGTCGCGGCGTTCCGCGAGGACATGCACGTCGCCTCCGTGAACCGAGTCGTGCTCGACCGGTTCCGCGACGCGATGCCCGACGGGGACGTGCTGACCGAGGAGGGTAACGCGACCGACGGCGGCGAACCGACCGGCGTGCTCGTCGAGGAGGCGATCGATCCGGTGTACGACGCGATCGAACCCGACGCCGCGGAGGCGTGCGAACTCGCGGTCGCCGCACAGCAGCGGGCGAACCGCCTGGGCGTCACGATGGTCCACGACATGGTCCGGAAGTCGAAGGCGCCCCAGGTGTACCGCGAACTCGACCTGGCGGACGAACTCACGCTCCGGGTCCGGCTGAACTACTGGTCGGACCACCTCGACGAACTCGTCGACGCGGGCCTCCGGACGAACCACGGCAGCGACATGGTGCAGGTCGGAGCGATCAAGTCGTTCACCGACGGGAGCCTCGGCGGCCGCACCGCGAAGCTCTCGGAACCATACGCGGACGTCCCCGACGAGACCGGTCAGTGGGTCGTCCCGCCGGAGGACGTCCGCGACCTCGTCGAACGCGCCGACGACGCCGGCTTCCAGGTGACGCTCCACGCCATCGGCGATGCCGCCGTCGACGTTGCGCTCGACGCTTACGCCGAGACCGACGACCCGGCGGGGATGCGCCACCGCGTCGAGCACTGCGAACTCGCGAGCGACGAGGCGATACGGCGCTTCGCGGAGCTCGGCGTCGTCGCCTCCGTCCAGCCGAACTTCCACAAGTGGGGGTACGAAGGCGGCCTGTACGACTCCCGTCTCGACGACCGCCGGACCGAAGCGAACCGATTTCCCGCGTTCCTCAACGCCGGCGCGCACCTCGCGTTCGGCTCGGACTGCATGCCGCTCGACCCGCTGCTCGGCGTCCACTGCGCCGTGAACGCGCCGAGCGAGGGACAGTCCCTCGGCGTCACCGACGCCTTGCGGGCGTACACCAGCGGCGCTGCCTACGCCGGCTTCGACGAGGACCGGCTGGGTACCCTCGAACCCGGAAAGCTGGCGGACTTCGTCGCGCTCGACGCCTCGCCGTGGGAGCGTCCGGACGCGATCGGGGACATCGACGTCGCGTTCGCCGCGGTCGGCGGGGAACTCGTCTACGACGGTCGGTAG